The proteins below are encoded in one region of Reichenbachiella sp. 5M10:
- a CDS encoding SDR family NAD(P)-dependent oxidoreductase produces the protein MKKFDLTGKRAIVTGGGSGIGRAISLSLAGNGAKVSILELNEEGGQLVVDEIKAAGGDAETIACDVSKLESVQQAFDRAVGEENLDILVNNAGIAHVGNVENTTAEDLDRVYSVNVKGVYHCLQTGVAKMRDGGAIVNLSSIGAHVGLNDRFAYSMSKGAVHTMTLSIAKDYLGQQVRCNSISPARVHTPFVDGFISKNYPGKEEEMFEKLSQTQPIGRMGKPQEIGDLVLYLCSDEASFITGSDFPIDGGFVTLNGN, from the coding sequence ATGAAAAAATTTGATTTAACAGGGAAACGTGCCATTGTCACGGGTGGTGGTAGCGGTATCGGTAGAGCGATTTCACTATCATTGGCCGGAAATGGCGCGAAGGTATCCATCCTCGAGCTCAACGAAGAGGGAGGTCAGTTGGTCGTCGATGAGATCAAGGCAGCTGGTGGAGACGCTGAAACCATTGCTTGTGATGTGTCCAAGTTGGAGAGTGTGCAGCAGGCATTTGATCGAGCAGTAGGCGAAGAAAACCTTGATATACTGGTCAACAATGCGGGTATCGCGCATGTAGGCAATGTAGAAAATACAACTGCGGAAGATTTGGATAGAGTCTACTCTGTCAATGTCAAAGGCGTGTACCACTGCTTGCAAACGGGTGTTGCAAAGATGAGAGATGGGGGAGCTATCGTCAACCTGTCTTCGATTGGTGCACATGTAGGCCTCAATGATCGCTTTGCTTATTCGATGAGCAAAGGGGCTGTGCATACCATGACCTTGTCGATTGCCAAAGATTACCTAGGACAACAAGTTCGATGCAATAGTATATCACCTGCTCGGGTCCATACGCCATTTGTGGATGGGTTTATATCCAAAAATTACCCAGGAAAGGAAGAGGAAATGTTCGAAAAATTATCACAAACACAGCCTATTGGTCGAATGGGTAAACCACAAGAAATCGGTGACTTGGTACTGTATCTATGCTCAGACGAGGCGTCTTTTATTACAGGGTCAGATTTCCCGATAGATGGAGGTTTTGTGACGCTCAATGGCAATTGA
- a CDS encoding fumarylacetoacetate hydrolase family protein, whose product MKLFRYRKEGKVWPGVSAGDTHYSLAGHVQDIDRDFFESSDAFSKVEELIEKGQLEAIETPEFDAPIYRPGKIICIGLNYRKHAEESGMEVPKEPVIFFKATSSLCGPNDNVVIPKGSEKSDWEVELAVVIGKTASYVSKDEAMDYVGGYALHNDVSERAYQLERGGQWVKGKSCDTFAPLGPYIVSADEVADPHNLNLWLKLNGEKIQDGYTSDFVFDIPTVISYLSEFMTLEPGDVISTGTPAGVGLGFDPPVYLKPGDVMELGIDGLGTSKQTAVAHPDA is encoded by the coding sequence ATGAAATTATTTAGATATAGAAAAGAAGGGAAAGTATGGCCTGGTGTAAGTGCTGGTGATACACACTATAGTTTGGCAGGGCACGTCCAAGATATCGACAGGGATTTTTTCGAGTCATCGGATGCTTTTAGCAAGGTAGAGGAGTTGATCGAAAAAGGTCAGCTGGAAGCGATAGAGACCCCTGAGTTTGATGCACCGATCTATCGCCCAGGCAAGATCATATGCATCGGATTGAACTACAGGAAACATGCAGAAGAAAGTGGTATGGAAGTACCGAAAGAGCCTGTGATTTTCTTCAAGGCAACATCCAGTCTATGTGGTCCCAATGACAATGTGGTGATCCCAAAAGGAAGCGAAAAGAGCGATTGGGAAGTCGAATTGGCTGTGGTGATCGGCAAGACCGCTAGTTATGTGAGCAAAGATGAAGCCATGGATTATGTTGGCGGCTATGCCCTACACAATGACGTGAGCGAAAGAGCTTACCAGCTCGAGCGTGGTGGTCAATGGGTGAAAGGCAAGAGTTGCGATACATTCGCGCCACTCGGACCCTATATTGTGAGTGCCGATGAGGTCGCTGATCCACACAACCTCAACCTATGGCTCAAGCTCAACGGCGAGAAGATTCAGGATGGATATACGTCAGATTTTGTATTTGATATCCCGACTGTGATCAGCTATTTGTCAGAGTTTATGACTTTGGAACCAGGGGATGTGATCTCCACGGGTACACCTGCAGGCGTAGGGTTGGGATTTGATCCTCCAGTCTATTTGAAACCAGGAGATGTGATGGAATTGGGTATCGATGGTCTGGGTACATCCAAGCAAACAGCTGTAGCACACCCAGACGCATGA
- a CDS encoding amidohydrolase: MRLDAHQHFWQFDPLRDTWITEEMAVIQRDFLPEDLQPLLEDKGIDGCVAVQADQSLAETDFLLSLANKHDFIRGVVGWVDLRSDQLSADLERYTEQVVFKGVRHILQAEPDDFMTDSAFMAGVKKLADFGLTYDVLVHQGQLEETLQFIDQLPEMPLVIDHIAKPQIKEASFDHWAKYMKAIAERKHVTVKVSGLVTEADWKNWKREDFTPYIDFCLEHFGPERLMYGSDWPVCLLAGSYSGIYDLLQSHISQLSDTEQGHIMGGTAAKFYSLPQY; the protein is encoded by the coding sequence ATGAGACTCGATGCACACCAGCACTTTTGGCAGTTTGATCCGCTGAGGGATACCTGGATCACCGAAGAAATGGCTGTGATACAGCGGGATTTTTTGCCCGAGGATTTGCAGCCTCTTCTGGAGGACAAGGGGATAGATGGATGTGTAGCCGTACAAGCAGATCAATCATTGGCGGAGACAGATTTCCTTTTGTCTCTAGCCAATAAGCATGACTTTATTCGAGGTGTAGTGGGTTGGGTTGATTTGAGATCGGATCAATTGTCTGCAGACTTGGAGCGTTATACCGAACAAGTGGTTTTCAAAGGCGTAAGACATATTTTGCAAGCTGAACCGGATGATTTTATGACGGATTCGGCCTTCATGGCGGGAGTGAAGAAGCTGGCGGATTTTGGCTTGACTTACGATGTGTTGGTGCATCAGGGACAGCTGGAAGAGACGCTGCAATTCATCGATCAACTGCCAGAGATGCCGCTGGTGATCGATCATATCGCCAAGCCTCAGATCAAAGAGGCATCTTTCGATCACTGGGCCAAATACATGAAGGCCATCGCTGAAAGAAAGCATGTGACAGTCAAAGTATCAGGTCTGGTGACTGAAGCTGATTGGAAAAATTGGAAAAGGGAGGACTTTACTCCTTACATCGATTTTTGTCTGGAGCATTTTGGGCCAGAGCGCTTGATGTACGGTTCGGATTGGCCTGTATGTCTGCTGGCAGGGAGCTATTCGGGAATATACGACTTACTCCAGTCCCATATCTCCCAACTCTCAGATACAGAACAGGGGCATATTATGGGAGGCACGGCTGCTAAATTCTACAGCCTACCTCAATACTAA
- a CDS encoding SDR family oxidoreductase codes for MDLKLKNKVFIVTGGAKGIGEAITLELAAEGAIPVVVGRSVAAGEAIEKKIKAAGGQCLNIIAELGEAEVCQRVVEETVATLGRIDGVVNNAGVNDGAGLEEGDPARFRQSVMTNLMHYYDMVHYALPQLKEHKGSVVNVSSKTAVTGQGGTSGYAASKGAQLALTREWAVELAPYDVRVNAVIPAEVMTPLYETWLSTFENRDEKLEKIVANIPLGKRMTEAEEIAAMSVFLLSERSAHTTGQWLFVDGGYVHFDRSVT; via the coding sequence ATGGATTTAAAACTAAAAAATAAAGTTTTCATCGTGACGGGTGGAGCCAAAGGGATCGGCGAGGCGATTACGCTAGAGCTGGCAGCCGAAGGCGCTATACCTGTGGTAGTCGGGCGATCCGTCGCTGCAGGCGAGGCGATAGAAAAGAAGATAAAAGCAGCGGGAGGTCAATGCCTCAATATCATTGCAGAACTGGGCGAAGCAGAGGTCTGCCAGCGTGTAGTGGAGGAAACCGTCGCTACACTCGGTCGCATCGATGGTGTGGTCAACAATGCAGGAGTCAATGATGGTGCTGGCTTAGAAGAGGGTGACCCGGCACGGTTTCGTCAATCGGTCATGACCAATTTGATGCACTATTATGATATGGTGCACTACGCACTGCCACAGCTCAAAGAACACAAAGGGTCGGTAGTGAATGTAAGTTCCAAAACGGCTGTAACAGGTCAAGGAGGTACATCTGGATATGCCGCCAGCAAAGGTGCTCAACTCGCACTGACTAGAGAGTGGGCGGTAGAACTGGCTCCCTACGATGTGAGGGTCAACGCTGTGATTCCTGCAGAGGTGATGACTCCACTCTATGAGACTTGGTTAAGCACCTTTGAGAATCGCGACGAGAAGTTGGAGAAGATCGTAGCTAATATCCCGCTAGGTAAAAGAATGACTGAAGCAGAGGAGATAGCAGCTATGAGCGTATTTTTACTTTCCGAGCGAAGTGCTCATACGACGGGACAGTGGCTGTTTGTGGATGGTGGCTATGTACACTTCGACCGATCAGTTACGTGA
- the fucP gene encoding L-fucose:H+ symporter permease produces the protein MMKTNEKVVSRKVLLPFILITSLFALWGFANAVTDPMVSAFKKVLELNNFQASLVQLAFYGGYFTMALPASMFIRKYSYKTGVLIGLGLYASGALLFYPAAVTQQFGFFLMGLYVLTFGLAFLETTANPYILSMGSKETATRRLNLAQAFNPVGLIGGLLVAQNFVLAKLQSDDVNFGGLSESAKATIRQSDLMVIRDPYVALGLVVIAVFVLIVISKMPESKDEEDSLSTWQIIKTLVQRAHYAQGVLAQAFYVGVQIMCWTYIYQYAESIGVDGVTAGSYQFAAFVLFFSGRFICTFLLRYINSGKLLTLLSALAIVFVLGTIFIQGMIGLYCLVMVSFCMSLMFPTIYGIALEGLSEDESKIGAAGLVMAIVGGALMPTLQGMILDLGGAGYSDIEILGVPEVNFSFVLPLLCFLFIASYGMRVMKGKI, from the coding sequence ATGATGAAGACGAATGAAAAAGTAGTATCGCGAAAGGTATTGTTACCTTTCATTTTAATCACCTCATTATTTGCCTTATGGGGTTTTGCCAATGCGGTGACCGACCCGATGGTGTCGGCTTTCAAGAAGGTATTGGAATTGAACAATTTTCAAGCCTCGCTGGTACAGTTGGCTTTTTACGGTGGTTATTTCACCATGGCCTTACCAGCATCTATGTTCATCCGCAAGTACTCCTACAAAACAGGCGTATTGATCGGTTTGGGATTGTATGCGTCGGGAGCCTTGTTGTTTTATCCGGCTGCCGTTACCCAGCAGTTTGGTTTCTTTTTGATGGGACTCTATGTATTGACTTTTGGACTGGCTTTTTTGGAAACCACCGCCAATCCCTACATCCTATCTATGGGAAGCAAGGAGACCGCCACACGTCGGTTGAATCTGGCTCAGGCTTTCAATCCAGTGGGCTTGATTGGTGGATTGTTAGTGGCGCAAAATTTCGTACTAGCCAAACTTCAGTCCGATGACGTCAACTTTGGTGGGCTGTCAGAGAGTGCCAAAGCGACGATCCGACAGTCTGACTTGATGGTCATACGTGATCCATACGTGGCGCTAGGTTTGGTGGTGATAGCTGTATTTGTACTGATTGTCATTAGCAAAATGCCAGAGAGCAAAGATGAAGAAGATAGCCTGAGTACTTGGCAGATCATCAAGACATTGGTCCAAAGGGCACACTACGCACAGGGGGTATTGGCTCAGGCTTTTTATGTAGGTGTACAGATCATGTGTTGGACCTACATCTACCAGTATGCCGAATCGATCGGAGTGGATGGTGTCACGGCAGGCAGTTATCAGTTTGCGGCTTTCGTGCTGTTTTTCTCGGGGCGTTTTATTTGTACCTTTCTGTTGAGGTATATCAATTCGGGCAAATTGCTCACACTGCTTTCGGCTCTTGCTATTGTATTTGTCTTGGGGACCATTTTCATCCAAGGGATGATTGGGCTGTATTGTTTGGTGATGGTTTCGTTTTGTATGTCTCTGATGTTTCCGACGATATACGGTATTGCCTTGGAAGGCTTGAGTGAGGACGAATCCAAGATTGGCGCAGCAGGTTTGGTGATGGCGATAGTGGGAGGGGCCTTGATGCCTACCCTACAAGGGATGATATTGGATTTGGGAGGAGCAGGGTATTCGGATATTGAGATTCTCGGTGTTCCAGAAGTCAATTTTTCTTTCGTACTGCCCTTGTTGTGCTTCCTGTTTATCGCCAGCTATGGCATGCGTGTGATGAAAGGGAAAATTTGA
- a CDS encoding L-rhamnose mutarotase codes for MKKYTLTLDVKDDPSLIQAYKEHHQAVWPEVQKSIIDSGIERMEIYHVGDRLVMTVEARDDFSFEKKNALDQNNPKVQEWEELMDQYQKRLPFAAKGEKWVVMNKIFEL; via the coding sequence ATGAAAAAATATACACTCACTTTAGATGTGAAGGATGATCCTTCATTGATCCAGGCTTACAAAGAGCATCATCAGGCTGTGTGGCCGGAGGTGCAGAAAAGCATCATAGATTCCGGTATCGAGCGGATGGAAATTTATCATGTGGGAGATCGACTGGTGATGACCGTGGAGGCAAGGGATGATTTTTCGTTCGAAAAGAAGAATGCTTTGGATCAGAACAATCCAAAAGTGCAAGAATGGGAAGAACTGATGGATCAATACCAAAAGCGATTGCCCTTTGCCGCTAAGGGAGAAAAATGGGTAGTAATGAACAAAATATTTGAACTATGA
- a CDS encoding alpha-hydroxy acid oxidase, with protein sequence MSKWAYNSSYPSIDDLIKRAKKKVPRFAFEYLDGGCNEDVNLVRNTKEIRDVELIPQYLTKHTHSDMSTELFGHTYDAPFGIAPVGLQGLMWPKAPEILAKAAFRHNVPFILSTVTTMSIEKASELTEGRAWFQLYHPAKDEVRDDILKRADTAGCPVLVLLSDVPTFGFRPRDIRNGLAMPPSMTVNNMLQIMGRPEWALRTLINGQPNFETLRPYMPKNLNMKQLGKFMDQTFSGRLNEDKIAAIRDKWKGKIVLKGVASEEDTEKAIKLGLDGIIVSNHGGRQLDAGQSSIVPMTRIAEKYKGQIKVMMDSGLRSGPDVARTLASGAEFTFMGRSFMYSVAALGSQGGDHIIGMLKTQLLQVMEQICCERVEDFPNFKVR encoded by the coding sequence ATGAGCAAGTGGGCATATAACTCCAGTTACCCGTCGATAGACGATTTGATCAAAAGAGCGAAGAAAAAAGTGCCTCGATTTGCTTTTGAATACCTCGATGGAGGATGCAACGAGGATGTGAATTTGGTGAGGAATACCAAGGAGATTCGAGATGTGGAATTGATCCCTCAGTACTTGACCAAGCACACGCATTCGGATATGTCTACCGAACTATTTGGGCATACCTACGATGCGCCGTTTGGGATTGCTCCAGTGGGCTTGCAGGGCTTGATGTGGCCCAAGGCTCCTGAGATTTTAGCCAAGGCGGCTTTTCGACACAATGTGCCGTTTATTCTCAGTACTGTCACTACCATGAGTATCGAAAAGGCCAGCGAACTGACCGAGGGGCGGGCGTGGTTTCAGCTCTATCATCCAGCCAAGGATGAGGTGAGAGATGATATTCTCAAACGTGCAGATACAGCCGGTTGTCCAGTATTAGTATTGCTGTCCGATGTACCTACTTTTGGTTTTCGTCCCAGAGACATTCGCAACGGGCTGGCCATGCCGCCAAGTATGACTGTGAACAACATGCTACAGATCATGGGGAGGCCAGAGTGGGCATTGAGAACTTTGATCAACGGTCAGCCAAATTTCGAGACACTTCGTCCCTATATGCCCAAGAATCTAAACATGAAGCAACTCGGTAAATTCATGGATCAAACGTTTTCGGGTAGGCTAAACGAGGATAAAATAGCAGCCATACGTGACAAGTGGAAAGGAAAGATCGTATTGAAAGGAGTTGCCAGCGAAGAAGATACTGAGAAGGCTATCAAGTTGGGATTGGATGGGATCATCGTCTCCAATCACGGAGGTAGACAGTTGGACGCAGGGCAGTCGAGTATCGTGCCGATGACTCGTATCGCAGAGAAATACAAAGGTCAGATCAAGGTCATGATGGATAGTGGTCTTCGATCAGGTCCAGACGTAGCAAGGACATTGGCCAGTGGGGCGGAGTTTACTTTCATGGGCAGGAGCTTTATGTATAGCGTAGCTGCGCTGGGTAGCCAAGGTGGAGACCATATCATAGGAATGCTCAAAACACAGTTGCTGCAAGTAATGGAGCAAATTTGTTGTGAACGAGTCGAGGATTTTCCTAATTTTAAGGTGAGATGA
- a CDS encoding two-component regulator propeller domain-containing protein, with translation MKANRKCHLVVGLLLSCSLAWAQPQFSNLKFENYSTPQGLSSSTCLEVFQDSRGFLWFGTIDGLNRYDGYGFEVFRPIIGDSTSISNNRVYALEEDKYGNLWVGTKNGLNIYRHEKGAFRRIHLYDKNLFHINTRDVINDIDYNPLTNEIWVATKNGVSKTELSRFDSGDEQALHFSHYVNHPSDKTSLDDNDVSRIDIDEQGNVWLVTGGSHLHRYRPDQDNFQRITIPNNGGESLDHLPKALMVDKGGKVWVGNNLSQLAVMDQNQVFENPVIAEESIAIYDIYQGQDHNVWIATSDHGVYVVDTQGKLLHHMQHDSSDPFSIPNNQASKLLQDQDGIFWIATYNEGMVKLDLSKGAFGHNFYKKSKDSDIRIAQAVMQDLKGRLWIGTDGAGINYFDEMSGKFEQFRHDPKNPNSLSSDKVLYLEKCYDGDIWVCTLDGGLNKFDPETKRYVHYKHDQSDSTSIAQNSVWCAVEDQKHRLWAGTQEEGLNVLDPRTGSFVQFEHTPYDSTSILGDYVFSLYIDSQERLLVGTSIGMCWADISGDLSEGLVFNKVDEPNVTGILINDIVEDHLGDIWVGSDLGLHRLSADLNLKKTYSTEDGIPNNLVIGVEEDEQKQLWLITKSGMSCFDFETESFKNYNVSDGLQEMEYQSKSIARLKDGRILAGGINGFNLFDPRNIAQDTLQVLPILIDFKILNHSIHAGEELNGRVILEHALDQSKEIVLKHNEGYITLSFVALHMHNPDRVKYAYKLHGADQSFVQAGPTRMANYSGLQPGSYRFEVKASLNGDWSTAASTVLWLEVLPPPWKTWWAYTIYILLISLATWMLFKYYTKMVNEERERELDHMKLQFFMNVSHEFRTPLTLILNPVDKIISSFNDPEIVKNSAFVIQRSARKLLNLVNQLLDFRKMDLGKAPLDPIKGDIVPFTKDITKLFEDLAREKEIEMTFSSTIDGMFIWFDPDKIEKVLSNLLSNALKFTPKGGKVEVIVDHKQDVGGTLFGTRKLGESVEIKVKDTGIGLKKEQLSAVFDRFFHIDNTNSGTGIGLNFTKSLVEQHDGVITVESDYGQGSCFTVNLPLESKQLQDALKGNQEVRRTIKDFDMNSIKSLEYEISISDMNVLDSDETADTSGYQTILIVEDNKELRVHLKNELRHQFKIKEAANGQEGLEKAKKFYPDIVISDVMMPEMDGFEMCRNIKTNTDTCHIPVILLTARSLEEDRIEGYEIGADAYLPKPFNVNVLRARIKNLLESKKRLREKFVSQTGIMASSELTTNSLDEKFLDDVTKVILDHVSDSDFGLEQLISEIGVSRSHFYRKINSLTGQNPSNFIRTIRLKHAAELLKKKTGSIKEIAFMSGFNSTAYFSKTFRELFGVTPNEFASGDGSGA, from the coding sequence ATGAAAGCAAATAGAAAGTGTCATTTGGTCGTAGGGTTGCTGTTGAGTTGTAGTTTGGCATGGGCACAACCCCAATTTTCCAATCTCAAATTTGAGAATTACTCTACACCGCAGGGATTGTCGAGTAGTACATGCCTGGAAGTGTTTCAGGATAGCCGTGGTTTTTTGTGGTTTGGGACGATCGACGGGCTCAACCGCTATGACGGGTATGGTTTTGAGGTTTTTCGTCCGATCATTGGTGACTCCACATCCATTAGCAACAACAGAGTTTATGCTCTCGAAGAAGATAAATATGGTAACCTGTGGGTAGGAACCAAGAATGGGTTGAACATATATCGACACGAAAAGGGGGCTTTCCGACGGATACACTTATACGACAAAAATCTTTTTCACATCAATACGCGTGACGTCATCAATGACATTGATTACAACCCGTTAACCAATGAAATTTGGGTGGCTACTAAAAATGGAGTGAGCAAGACAGAATTGAGTCGCTTTGACTCAGGCGATGAACAAGCACTTCATTTTTCTCACTATGTCAACCATCCTTCGGACAAGACCTCCTTGGATGACAATGATGTCTCTCGTATAGATATTGACGAACAAGGTAATGTTTGGTTGGTGACCGGAGGAAGCCATTTGCATAGATACAGACCTGATCAGGACAATTTTCAACGAATCACCATCCCCAACAATGGAGGAGAATCTTTAGATCACTTGCCTAAGGCGTTGATGGTAGATAAGGGAGGCAAGGTATGGGTAGGCAATAACCTGTCGCAGTTGGCTGTGATGGACCAAAATCAGGTTTTTGAAAACCCTGTCATTGCAGAGGAAAGCATAGCGATATATGACATCTATCAAGGGCAAGATCACAACGTCTGGATTGCTACCTCCGACCATGGAGTCTATGTAGTGGATACTCAAGGGAAACTGTTGCATCATATGCAGCATGATTCTAGTGATCCCTTCTCTATACCCAACAATCAAGCGTCCAAGTTGCTGCAAGATCAGGATGGTATATTCTGGATTGCGACATACAACGAAGGGATGGTTAAGTTGGATTTGTCCAAAGGAGCTTTCGGGCACAACTTCTACAAAAAGAGTAAAGATTCTGATATTAGAATAGCACAGGCTGTCATGCAAGACCTAAAGGGGCGATTGTGGATAGGTACGGATGGTGCAGGTATCAATTATTTTGATGAAATGTCAGGGAAGTTTGAGCAGTTTAGACATGATCCCAAAAATCCCAACTCACTGAGTTCTGATAAGGTCCTGTATTTGGAAAAATGCTATGATGGGGATATTTGGGTATGTACTTTGGATGGGGGATTAAATAAGTTTGATCCAGAGACCAAGCGCTATGTCCATTACAAACATGACCAATCTGATTCTACTAGCATTGCCCAAAATTCAGTGTGGTGTGCAGTAGAAGATCAAAAGCACCGATTATGGGCAGGGACGCAAGAGGAAGGTCTCAATGTATTGGACCCTCGGACGGGTAGCTTTGTACAATTTGAACACACACCCTATGACTCGACCAGTATTTTAGGAGATTATGTGTTTTCATTATACATAGACTCACAAGAGAGACTTTTGGTAGGCACGTCTATAGGTATGTGTTGGGCTGATATCTCTGGCGATTTGAGCGAAGGGTTGGTTTTTAATAAAGTCGATGAACCCAATGTCACAGGCATATTGATCAATGATATCGTAGAAGATCATTTGGGGGATATTTGGGTAGGATCTGATTTGGGCTTGCACAGATTGAGTGCTGATCTCAATTTGAAAAAGACCTACTCTACCGAAGATGGAATCCCCAACAATCTAGTGATAGGAGTGGAGGAGGATGAGCAAAAGCAGCTTTGGCTCATCACCAAAAGTGGAATGAGTTGTTTCGATTTTGAAACAGAAAGTTTCAAAAATTACAACGTCAGTGATGGATTGCAGGAGATGGAATACCAAAGTAAGTCGATTGCCCGACTCAAGGACGGTCGAATATTGGCAGGAGGAATCAACGGATTCAACCTTTTTGATCCTCGCAACATTGCCCAGGATACGCTACAAGTATTGCCGATATTGATAGATTTTAAAATCTTGAATCACTCCATACATGCTGGAGAGGAGTTGAATGGGCGGGTCATTTTAGAGCACGCATTGGATCAGTCCAAAGAAATAGTCTTGAAGCACAACGAAGGGTACATCACCCTTTCTTTTGTCGCTTTGCACATGCATAATCCCGACCGTGTCAAATATGCCTACAAATTACATGGAGCAGATCAGAGCTTTGTACAGGCGGGACCGACCCGCATGGCGAATTACTCTGGATTGCAGCCGGGGAGTTATCGTTTTGAGGTAAAGGCCTCTTTGAATGGGGACTGGAGTACCGCGGCTTCTACCGTTCTATGGCTCGAAGTACTTCCACCGCCATGGAAAACTTGGTGGGCCTATACGATCTATATTCTTTTGATCTCATTGGCTACATGGATGCTTTTCAAATATTACACCAAGATGGTGAATGAGGAGCGTGAGCGTGAGTTGGACCACATGAAGCTGCAGTTCTTTATGAACGTGTCTCATGAATTTAGAACACCTCTGACGCTTATACTGAACCCAGTAGATAAGATCATTTCTTCATTCAATGATCCAGAGATCGTCAAGAATTCTGCGTTTGTCATCCAAAGAAGTGCACGTAAACTGCTCAACTTGGTCAATCAACTGCTTGATTTTAGGAAAATGGATTTGGGTAAGGCTCCTCTAGATCCTATAAAAGGGGACATTGTGCCTTTCACCAAGGACATCACGAAGTTGTTTGAAGATCTGGCTAGAGAAAAGGAGATTGAAATGACGTTTTCGTCGACTATTGATGGCATGTTTATTTGGTTCGATCCGGACAAGATAGAGAAAGTGCTATCCAACCTGCTGTCGAATGCACTCAAATTCACTCCGAAGGGAGGAAAAGTAGAAGTGATAGTCGATCACAAACAAGATGTTGGGGGGACTTTGTTTGGGACACGCAAATTGGGTGAATCCGTAGAAATAAAAGTAAAGGATACAGGGATAGGCCTGAAGAAAGAGCAACTTAGTGCTGTCTTCGATCGCTTTTTTCACATCGACAATACCAACTCTGGTACTGGGATAGGACTCAATTTCACCAAAAGTCTCGTCGAGCAGCATGATGGTGTGATCACCGTAGAGAGTGATTATGGACAAGGGAGTTGCTTTACAGTGAATCTACCGTTGGAAAGCAAGCAACTTCAAGACGCGCTCAAGGGAAACCAAGAAGTCAGGCGTACGATCAAGGATTTTGACATGAATAGCATCAAGTCCTTGGAATATGAAATTTCGATTTCGGATATGAATGTATTGGATTCGGATGAAACGGCAGATACATCTGGGTATCAAACCATCCTGATTGTAGAGGACAACAAAGAGTTGCGGGTACACCTGAAGAATGAACTGAGGCACCAGTTTAAAATCAAGGAAGCTGCCAATGGTCAGGAAGGCCTTGAAAAGGCCAAGAAATTTTATCCAGATATCGTGATCAGTGACGTGATGATGCCAGAGATGGATGGTTTTGAAATGTGTCGCAATATCAAAACCAACACCGATACCTGTCACATTCCTGTGATACTCCTGACTGCACGTAGTTTGGAAGAGGACAGGATAGAAGGCTATGAAATAGGAGCCGATGCTTACTTGCCCAAACCTTTCAATGTCAACGTACTACGTGCTCGGATCAAAAACCTGTTGGAGTCCAAAAAGCGTCTGAGAGAAAAATTTGTGTCCCAGACAGGAATAATGGCGTCAAGTGAATTGACTACCAACTCTTTGGATGAAAAGTTCTTGGATGATGTGACGAAGGTAATTCTTGACCATGTGAGCGATTCTGATTTTGGATTGGAGCAGTTGATCAGCGAAATCGGCGTGAGCCGTTCTCATTTCTATCGCAAAATCAACTCTCTAACTGGTCAGAACCCGAGCAATTTTATACGAACCATTCGCTTGAAGCATGCCGCCGAATTATTGAAGAAGAAAACAGGATCGATCAAAGAGATCGCCTTTATGTCGGGCTTCAACTCAACCGCTTATTTTTCCAAGACTTTTAGAGAGTTGTTTGGAGTTACTCCCAATGAGTTTGCCAGCGGAGACGGTTCAGGAGCTTGA